In a single window of the Arachis hypogaea cultivar Tifrunner chromosome 6, arahy.Tifrunner.gnm2.J5K5, whole genome shotgun sequence genome:
- the LOC112756167 gene encoding probable inactive heme oxygenase 2, chloroplastic, which translates to MLLTAKALQPQLCLSTPPTTITTSTSSTSPSKNLNFITNTRTFSLCLCAPNPNASTTTPPLKKRNRYRRLYPGETTGITEEMRFVAMRLRNNNATPKSPENKEEESSSSNGPASDAWHPSVQGFLRYLVDSKLVFNTVERIVDDSDHVSYAYFRKTGLERSEGIAKDLEGFEQQGLAIPNPRSPGLTYAKYLEELAERSPPLFLSHFYNIYFSHIAGGQVIAKQVSQKIFEGKELELYRWEGDPAELLKGVRENLNMLAEHWPRDDKNKCLRETTKSFRYLSQIVRLIIL; encoded by the exons ATGTTGCTAACGGCAAAAGCTCTTCAACCTCAACTATGCTTATCCACACCACCAACCACCATAACCACCTCCACCTCCTCAACTTCACCTTCCAAGAACCTCAACTTCATCACTAACACTCGTACCTTCTCCTTATGCTTATGCGCTCCCAATCCCAACGCTTCCACCACTACTCCTCCGTTGAAGAAGAGGAACAGGTACCGGAGGCTCTATCCTGGAGAGACAACCGGCATCACCGAAGAGATGAGGTTCGTTGCTATGAGGCTTCGCAACAACAATGCTACTCCCAAGTCCCccgaaaacaaagaagaagaatcaTCATCATCCAACGGTCCTGCTTCTGACGCGTGGCATCCATCCGTTCAAGGCTTCCTCCGTTACTTGGTTGATTCCAAACTTGTCTTCAACACCGTCGAACGCATCGTCGACGACTCTGATCACGTCTCTT ATGCTTACTTTAGGAAAACTGGGTTGGAAAGGTCAGAAGGGATTGCAAAGGATTTGGAAGGGTTTGAGCAGCAAGGACTTGCGATTCCGAATCCTCGCTCGCCGGGACTGACTTATGCCAAATATTTGGAGGAACTTGCCGAGAGAAGCCCTCCCTTGTTTCTCTCCCATTTCTACAACATATATTTTTCTCACATAGCCGGTGGTCAGGTCATAGCAAAGCAG GTTTCTCAAAAGATCTTCGAAGGGAAGGAGCTAGAACTCTATAGGTGGGAAGGTGATCCAGCGGAGTTGCTAAAGGGTGTTCGCGAGAATCTCAACATGCTTGCAGAG CATTGGCCTCGAGATGATAAAAACAAATGCTTAAGAGAAACAACCAAGTCATTCCGGTATTTGAGCCAGATTGTCCGTCTCATCATCTTATGA
- the LOC112756170 gene encoding uncharacterized protein: MIEDTLLIHKDYVDIKSIKKSPLTYGLVVLVITAVCGMYLCSINLEHPRVIIRANTKLLELRSKVFNSNNNHSSSCYPYGVEQWELPYLHYPQPKTYNREECACNPVRFFVILSMQRSGSGWFETFLNSHGNVSSNGEIFSLKKRRENVSSILKTMDTLYNLDWFTSASKNQCTSALGFKWMLNQGLMENHEEIVKYFERRKVSVIFLFRRNLLRRMVSVLANSYDKDAKPLNGTHKSHVHSPLEAKILAKYKPWINTTLLESELKETEETASKAIEYFNNTHHIVLYYEDLLKNLTKLNDVQEFLRIPHRDLHSRQVKIHTAPLSEQIGNWEQLQEALKGTQYQAFLSSD, translated from the exons ATGATTGAAGATACACTTCTTATTCACAAG GACTATGTGGACATAAAATCTATTAAGAAATCTCCATTAACATATGGGTTGGTAGTTTTGGTCATCACTGCAGTTTGTGGAATGTATCTTTGCTCAATTAATTTAGAGCATCCAAGGGTTATTATTAGAGCAAATACAAAGTTGTTGGAACTTAGAAGTAAAGTCTTTAATAGTAATAATAACCATTCATCATCTTGTTATCCTTATGGTGTGGAACAATGGGAACTTCCCTACTTGCATTATCCACAACCCAAAACTTATAACAG AGAGGAATGTGCATGTAATCCTGTTAGGTTTTTTGTGATCCTATCAATGCAAAGATCAGGAAGTGGATGGTTTGAGACATTTTTGAACAGCCATGGCAATGTAAGCTCCAATGGTGAGATATTCTCtttgaaaaaaagaagagaaaatgttTCTTCAATTTTGAAGACAATGGACACACTTTACAATCTTGATTGGTTCACTAGTGCTTCCAAGAATCAATGCACTTCAGCTTTGGGATTCAAATGGATGCTCAATCAG GGTTTGATGGAGAATCATGAGGAGATAGTGAAATACTTTGAAAGGAGAAAGGTTTCAGTAATATTTCTTTTCAGAAGAAATTTGCTTCGCAGAATGGTATCTGTTTTAGCAAATTCATATGACAAAGATGCCAAGCCATTGAATGGAACCCACAAGTCTCATGTTCACTCTCCATTAGAG GCTAAAATTCTTGCCAAATACAAGCCATGGATCAACACCACGTTACTGGAATCAGAACTGAAGGAAACAGAAGAGACAGCTTCAAAAGCCATTGAATATTTTAACAACACTCACCACATTGTTCTCTATTATGAGGATCTTCTGAAAAATCTCACT AAACTGAATGATGTTCAAGAATTTCTAAGAATACCGCACAGAGATTTGCACAGTCGTCAAGTGAAGATACACACAGCTCCATTATCAGAACAAATTGGGAACTGGGAACAATTACAAGAAGCTCTCAAAGGGACTCAATACCAAGCTTTTCTATCATCAGACTGA
- the LOC112756169 gene encoding uncharacterized protein: MGSEKQSSGFLDTIKMERVRTILTHTYPYPHEHSRHAIIAVVVGCLFFISSDNMHTLIEKLDNNIKWWSMYGCLFGFFYFFSSPFIGKTIKPSYSNFSRWYIVWILVAAVYHLPSFQSMGVDMRMNLSLFLTIYLSSILFLLVFHIIFYGLWYIGLVSRVAGKRPQILTILQNCAVLSVACCVFYSHCGNRAFLKQRPLDRKNSNWFNFWKKEERNTWLAKFLRMNELKDQVCSSWFAPVGSASDYPLLSKWVIYGEIASCNGSCPGSSNEISPIYSLWATFIGLYIANYVVERSTGWALTHPLSVKEYEKMKKKQMKPDFLDMVPWYSGTSADLFKTVFDLIVSVTVFVGRFDMRMMQAAMSKVDDDNHNGDIMYDHFNEKDDFWFDFMADTGDGGNSSYAVARLLAQPQLRTVKDDSVVKLKRGDLLIIGGDLAYPNPSAFTYERRLFVPFEYALQPPPWYKAEQIAVNKPEVPDGAELKNYKGPQCFVIPGNHDWFDGLQTFMRYICHRSWLGGWLMPQKKSYFALELPKRWWVFGLDLALHGDIDVYQFKFFSQLINEKVQEDDSVIIITHEPNWLTDWYWNDVTGKNISHLICDYLKGRCKLRMAGDLHHYMRHTHTQVNSEGPIHVHHLLVNGCGGAFLHPTHVFSKFQKLYGVNYECKSAYPSFEDSSRIALGNILKFRKKNWQFDFIGGIIYFILVFSVFPQCKLNHILQEDTFPGHVKNFLATVWNEFIYILEHSYVSLAGAIALLVAAYSFVPSKLSRKKRAMVGILHVSAHLASALILMLLLEIGVETCIRHNLLATSGYHTLYQWYRSVESEHFPDPTGLRARIEQWTFGLYPACIKYLMSAFDVPEVMAVSRSNICKNGLESLSRGGAVIYYASVFLYFWVFSTPVVSLVFGSYLYICINWLGLHFDEAFSSLRIANYKSFTRFHIRANGDLEVYTLAVDKVPKDWKLDPDWDGETKNPQQLSHLRKHPSKWRAATSNQDPVHTVKIVDHFIIETTQNNSNSNTQKNDTVLQTDDSDRTVQ; encoded by the exons ATGGGCTCTGAAAAGCAGTCTTCCGGTTTTCTCGATACGATCAAAATGGAGAGGGTTAGAACAATTCTAACCCACACTTACCCTTACCCTCACGAGCATTCCCGACATGCTATAATTGCTGTTGTTGTTGGTTGCCTATTTTTCATCTCGTCCGACAACATGCATACTCTTATAGAAAAATTAGACAACAACATTAAGTGGTGGTCTATGTATGGCTGCTTGTTtgggttcttttatttcttttcgtcGCCATTTATAGGGAAGACAATCAAGCCTAGCTATTCAAATTTCAGTCGATG GTACATAGTCTGGATTTTAGTGGCAGCAGTGTATCATCTTCCTAGTTTCCAGTCAATGGGGGTGGATATGAGGATGAATTTATCTTTGTTTCTGACAATATATCTCTCTTCTATATTGTTTCTTCTTGTCTTCCACATTATATTTTACGGCCTCTGGTATATTGGCCTTGTTTCACGGGTGGCTGGAAAGAGACCACAGATCTTGACCATTCTTCAAAACTGCGCT GTACTTAGTGTCGCGTGCTGTGTATTTTACAGTCATTGCGGCAATCGTGCCTTTTTAAAACAGAGACCACTTGACCGTAAGAATTCTAACTGGTTTAATTtctggaagaaagaagaaagaaacacatGGCTTGCAAAGTTTCTTCGGATGAATGAGTTAAAGGATCAGGTTTGCTCATCTTGGTTTGCTCCAGTTGGATCTGCAAGTGATTATCCACTTTTGTCAAAGTGGGTTATTTATGGCGAG ATAGCTTCTTGCAATGGTTCCTGTCCTGGTTCATCAAATGAAATTTCTCCCATCTACTCTCTGTGGGCCACATTTATTGGGCTTTACATTGCAAATTATGTGGTTGAAAGGTCAACAGG ATGGGCTCTCACCCACCCACTATCTGTTAAAGAAtatgagaagatgaagaagaagcagatgAAACCTGATTTTTTGGACATGGTTCCTTGGTACTCTGG AACATCAGCTGATTTATTCAAAACAGTTTTTGACCTCATTGTATCGGTAACTGTCTTTGTTGGGCGTTTTGACATGCGTATGATGCAG GCAGCAATGAGTAAGGTTGACGATGACAATCATAATGGTGATATTATGTACGATCATTTTAATGAGAAGGATGATTTTTGGTTTGATTTCATGGCTGATACTGGCGATGGAGGGAACTCATCTTATGCTGTTGCACGGCTTCTTGCTCAGCCTCAGCTTCGTACAGTGAAAGATGATTCTGTGGTCAAATTAAAGCGTGGAGACTTGCTAATTATTGGAGGTGATCTCGC GTATCCTAACCCATCAGCATTCACATACGAAAGGCGCCTTTTTGTTCCTTTCGAGTATGCTCTTCAACCTCCTCCTTGGTATAAAGCAGAGCAAATAGCTGTTAACAAGCCGGAGGTACCCGATGGAGCTGAACTCAAGAACTATAAAGGACCTCAGTGTTTCGTTATTCCTGGAAACCATG ACTGGTTTGATGGACTCCAGACCTTCATGCGGTATATATGTCATAGAAGTTGGTTAGGGGGATGGTTAAtgccacagaaaaagagttactttgCTTTGGAACTCCCTAAACGGTGGTGGGTTTTTGGGCTTGATCTAGCACTCCATGGTGATATTGATGTGTACCAATTCAAATTCTTTAGTCAATTGATCAACGAGAAG GTTCAAGAGGATGATTCTGTGATCATCATAACCCATGAACCTAACTGGCTTACTGACTGGTATTGGAACGATGTAACTGGAAAGAATATTTCTCACCTGATTTGTGATTATCTAAAAGGAAGATGTAAGCTTCGAATGGCCGGGGACTTGCATCATTACATGCGTCATACTCACACTCAAGTAAATTCAGAGGGGCCTATCCATGTACATCATCTACTTGTAAATGGTTGTGGCGGAGCATTTCTTCATCCCACCCATGTTTTCAGTAAATTTCAAAAGCTTTATGGAGTTAACTATGAATGCAAGTCTGCATATCCTTCCTTTGAAGATTCAAGCAGG ATTGCAttaggaaacatactaaaatttcgtAAGAAGAACTGGCAATTTGATTTCATTGGAggcattatatattttatactggtcTTTTCAGTGTTTCCGCAA TGTAAGCTGAATCATATCCTGCAAGAGGATACATTCCCGGGTCATGTTAAGAACTTCTTGGCTACTGTGTGGAATGAATTTATATACATCCTGGAGCACTCTTATGTGTCGCTGGCAGGAGCTATAGCTTTACTGGTTGCAGCATATTCTTTTGTTCCATCCAAGTTGTCGCGGAAGAAAAGAGCAATGGTTGGAATTCTTCATGTTTCCGCTCACCTTGCTTCGGCATTGATTCTTATGTTACTTCTTGAAATAGGCGTGGAAACATGCATCCGGCATAACTTGCTGGCAACTTCAG GGTATCATACTTTATATCAGTGGTACCGATCGGTGGAAAGTGAACACTTTCCTGATCCCACCGGCCTCAGAGCTCGTATTGAACAATGGACGTTTGGACTTTATCCAGCATGTATCAAGTACTTAATGTCCGCCTTTGATGTGCCAGAG GTCATGGCTGTTAGCCGTAGCAATATTTGTAAGAACGGGTTAGAGTCTCTTTCGCGAGGGGGTGCTGTAATCTATTACGCTTCTGTTTTCCTTTATTTCTGGGTCTTCTCAACACCTGTTGTTTCTTTGGTGTTTGGAAGCTACTTGTACATTTGCATCAACTGGCTTGGCTTGCACTTTGACGAAGCTTTCTCGTCTCTACGAATAGCGAATTACAAATCATTCACGCGATTTCACATCAGGGCTAATGGCGATCTTGAAGTTTATACCCTGGCAGTTGATAAG GTTCCTAAGGATTGGAAGCTTGATCCTGATTGGGATGGAGAGACAAAAAATCCACAACAGTTGAGCCATTTGAGAAAGCATCCAAGCAAATGGAGAGCAGCAACTTCCAACCAGGATCCAGTGCACACAGTCAAAATTGTTGACCATTTCATTATtgaaacaacacaaaacaatagtAATAGTAATACTCAGAAGAATGACACTGTATTACAAACAGATGATAGTGATAGGACAGTTCAATGA